In Methylocystis echinoides, one genomic interval encodes:
- a CDS encoding D-alanyl-D-alanine carboxypeptidase family protein, with amino-acid sequence MFDRNPLKSIAYFICFSFALASGALAQPFQTSVPQAILIDAATNTVLFEKGADELATPASTVKILTAELVFRELAEGRLKLTDQFPVSEYAWRNGGAPAGGSAMFLKVNSSASVEDLLRGLTIVSGNDAALVLAEGLAGSEEAFVIRMNKRAAELGLTKSRFGNPWGKAGDDQKVTARDMAKLALYVIQTYPEYYKYYGEKEFTWNNIRQQNRNPLLTMSIGADGLKTGNIEKGEFGMVGSAVQDGRRLIVAVYGAKTAKERAEEARKLLQWGFRNFEEKELFKAGEPVGPAQIYGGTQGSIDLVAKTDVKVLLPRGASERLTGKIVYEGPVIAPVAEGQKIGRLEIKRGSSVVLEQPLEASAAVEEGSLSRRAFDAVYEYAAAKIHEKLLAKK; translated from the coding sequence TTGTTTGACCGCAATCCCTTAAAATCGATCGCCTATTTCATTTGCTTCTCTTTTGCGCTGGCCTCTGGCGCTCTGGCTCAGCCTTTTCAGACCAGCGTTCCACAGGCGATCTTGATCGACGCCGCCACCAATACCGTGCTTTTTGAAAAAGGCGCCGATGAGCTGGCCACGCCCGCCTCGACGGTGAAGATCCTCACGGCCGAACTCGTCTTCCGCGAGCTGGCCGAAGGCCGGCTCAAGCTCACCGACCAGTTTCCGGTGTCGGAATACGCCTGGCGCAACGGCGGCGCGCCGGCGGGCGGGTCGGCCATGTTTCTCAAGGTCAACAGCAGCGCCAGCGTCGAAGACCTGCTGCGCGGCCTCACGATCGTGTCCGGCAACGACGCCGCGCTGGTTCTGGCGGAGGGCCTCGCCGGCTCGGAGGAAGCCTTCGTCATTCGCATGAACAAGCGCGCGGCGGAGCTCGGTCTGACAAAATCGCGCTTCGGCAATCCCTGGGGCAAAGCGGGCGACGATCAGAAGGTGACGGCCCGCGACATGGCCAAGCTCGCGCTCTATGTCATCCAGACCTATCCCGAATATTACAAGTATTACGGCGAGAAGGAGTTCACCTGGAACAACATCCGCCAGCAGAACCGCAATCCGCTGCTCACGATGAGCATTGGCGCGGACGGGCTCAAGACCGGCAATATCGAAAAGGGCGAATTCGGCATGGTCGGCTCCGCCGTCCAAGACGGACGCCGCCTGATCGTCGCCGTTTACGGCGCCAAGACCGCCAAGGAACGCGCCGAGGAGGCGCGCAAGCTCCTGCAATGGGGGTTCCGCAATTTCGAAGAGAAAGAGCTGTTCAAGGCCGGCGAACCGGTGGGGCCGGCGCAGATCTACGGCGGCACGCAGGGCTCCATCGATCTCGTGGCCAAAACCGACGTCAAAGTGCTGCTGCCGCGGGGCGCCAGCGAACGGCTCACCGGCAAGATCGTTTATGAGGGGCCAGTCATCGCGCCGGTTGCGGAGGGGCAGAAAATCGGACGTCTCGAAATCAAGCGCGGATCGAGCGTCGTGCTCGAACAGCCGCTCGAAGCGAGCGCGGCCGTCGAGGAGGGGTCGCTGTCCCGCCGCGCCTTCGACGCCGTTTACGAATATGCCGCCGCAAAAATCCACGAGAAGCTGTTGGCGAAGAAATGA
- the tmk gene encoding dTMP kinase has product MTEAERGRFITFEGGEGVGKSTQLDRLAAHLRACGLEVVTTREPGGTPKAEALRKVLLSGRIAPLGPLAEAALFAAARIDHVDKLIAPALARGVFVLCDRFTDSTRAYQGARGGVDPQTLALLEQAAVGDLRPDLTIILDLPHEQGMARAAKRRAATGLRADRFEAEDAAFHEGLRRAFLAIAEQEPERCCVIEASQPLEETARAIRQIVNARFLETQAAAAQ; this is encoded by the coding sequence ATGACGGAAGCCGAGAGGGGCCGCTTCATCACGTTCGAAGGCGGCGAGGGCGTCGGCAAGTCGACGCAGCTCGACCGCCTCGCGGCGCATCTGCGCGCCTGCGGCCTCGAAGTGGTGACGACGCGCGAGCCCGGCGGCACGCCGAAGGCCGAAGCCTTGCGCAAGGTCTTGCTATCCGGCCGCATCGCGCCGCTCGGTCCGCTCGCCGAGGCGGCGCTCTTCGCCGCCGCCCGCATCGACCATGTCGACAAGCTGATCGCCCCGGCGCTGGCGCGCGGGGTCTTCGTCCTGTGCGATCGCTTCACTGACTCGACCCGGGCCTATCAGGGAGCCCGCGGCGGCGTGGATCCGCAAACGCTGGCGCTTCTCGAACAGGCGGCGGTCGGCGATCTGCGCCCCGACCTGACCATCATTCTCGACCTGCCGCATGAGCAGGGGATGGCGCGCGCCGCCAAGAGGCGGGCGGCCACAGGGTTGAGGGCGGATCGTTTCGAGGCCGAGGACGCCGCCTTCCACGAGGGGCTGCGCCGCGCCTTTCTCGCCATCGCCGAACAGGAGCCGGAGCGCTGCTGCGTCATCGAAGCGTCCCAGCCGCTCGAGGAGACCGCGCGGGCGATCCGCCAGATCGTGAACGCCCGTTTCCTGGAAACGCAGGCCGCCGCCGCCCAATGA
- a CDS encoding DNA polymerase III subunit delta' gives MSKEPAGPPESDRFEDAPHPRETLALFGHASAERELLDAYQRNRLAQAWIICGPEGIGKATLAWRFARFLLAHRDPTAADVQGATSLAVPEGHTAARRIATLALADIFLLRREWNEKTKKHFTEIRVDDVREITRAFHQGSGAGGWRVAVIDCADDLNRSAANALLKLIEEPPERSLFLLIAHQPGRILPTIRSRCRKLMLGALTQAETIAAVEALGAPWSGRGDEIAAAAARAEGSVRETLRLLGGDAMAFDAAVARLLQGLPRVDWLGVHLLADKLTGRDNEAAYETFMRALEKHLDTRVRTLSQTRAPPTRLIGYARAWDDIRSLARETEVFNFDKKAMVLGAFDRLAKAESESSAP, from the coding sequence ATGAGCAAGGAGCCCGCCGGGCCGCCGGAGAGCGACCGCTTCGAGGACGCGCCGCATCCGCGCGAGACGCTTGCGCTCTTCGGCCATGCGTCGGCCGAGCGCGAGCTGCTCGACGCCTATCAGCGCAACCGCCTTGCGCAGGCCTGGATCATCTGCGGGCCGGAGGGGATCGGCAAGGCGACGCTCGCCTGGCGCTTCGCGCGCTTCCTCCTCGCCCATCGCGATCCCACCGCGGCCGACGTGCAAGGCGCGACGTCGCTCGCCGTGCCGGAAGGCCATACGGCCGCCCGACGCATCGCCACGCTGGCGCTCGCGGACATCTTTCTGCTTCGGCGCGAATGGAACGAGAAGACCAAGAAACATTTCACCGAAATCCGCGTCGACGACGTTCGCGAGATTACGCGGGCGTTTCATCAGGGCTCCGGCGCCGGCGGCTGGCGCGTCGCCGTCATCGACTGCGCCGACGATCTCAACCGCAGCGCCGCCAACGCTTTGCTCAAGCTCATCGAGGAGCCGCCGGAGCGGTCGCTTTTTCTGCTCATCGCGCATCAGCCTGGCCGCATCTTGCCAACCATCCGTTCGCGCTGCCGCAAGCTGATGCTCGGCGCGTTGACCCAGGCTGAAACCATCGCGGCGGTCGAGGCGCTGGGCGCGCCCTGGAGCGGGCGGGGCGACGAGATCGCCGCCGCCGCCGCCCGCGCGGAAGGCTCGGTGCGCGAGACGCTGCGCCTGCTCGGCGGCGACGCCATGGCCTTCGACGCCGCTGTCGCGCGCCTGCTGCAAGGCTTGCCGCGCGTCGACTGGCTTGGCGTGCATCTGCTCGCCGACAAGCTCACCGGCCGCGACAATGAAGCGGCCTACGAGACTTTTATGCGCGCGCTGGAAAAGCATTTGGACACGCGGGTGAGAACGCTCTCGCAAACCCGCGCCCCGCCGACGCGCCTCATTGGCTACGCGCGCGCCTGGGACGACATCCGCAGCCTCGCCCGTGAGACGGAAGTGTTCAACTTCGACAAAAAGGCGATGGTGCTGGGGGCGTTCGATCGGCTGGCGAAGGCGGAGTCGGAGAGCAGCGCGCCGTGA
- a CDS encoding CCA tRNA nucleotidyltransferase, giving the protein MNAERLLDDPRLATLFAALARTGAETRVVGGAVRDALFGLPPHEIDLATTALPEAVLAAARAAGLKGVPTGIEHGTVTIVVAGTPFEVTTLREDVETDGRYAVVRFGGDFEQDARRRDFTVNALSLSPDGALHDYTGGLKDIAEKRIRFIGDAATRIREDYLRVLRFFRFNASHGEGGFDREGLHEAIVARDNLGRLSRERIRAEIIKLLPARRAPEIMRVMSQAGVIEVLLGMGYPARLERLAAFEAAQGKKGDAILRLAAFSVLIAEDADRLRDRLRLSNEEHARLRAAARALAPLHGRETPPPVSHLREMLFHCGSRAAADALALAFAESGAAPADAGWLEAARYLELTSAPVFPIKGADLLARGVLPGRELGATLKALQAKWIHAGFPRDPATVRQLLEEAVRERD; this is encoded by the coding sequence ATGAACGCCGAACGCCTTCTCGACGATCCGCGCCTCGCGACTCTCTTCGCCGCATTGGCCCGCACCGGGGCGGAGACGCGCGTCGTCGGGGGCGCCGTGCGCGACGCGCTCTTCGGCCTGCCGCCGCATGAAATCGACCTCGCGACGACCGCTTTGCCGGAGGCGGTGCTCGCCGCCGCCCGCGCCGCGGGGCTCAAGGGCGTCCCGACCGGGATCGAACACGGCACAGTGACGATCGTCGTCGCCGGCACGCCCTTCGAGGTGACGACGCTGCGCGAAGACGTCGAGACCGACGGCCGTTATGCGGTGGTGCGCTTCGGCGGCGATTTCGAACAGGATGCGCGCCGCCGCGACTTCACGGTAAACGCGCTCTCGCTTTCGCCCGACGGCGCGCTGCACGATTACACCGGCGGGCTGAAGGATATCGCCGAGAAGCGCATCCGCTTCATCGGCGACGCCGCGACCCGGATCCGCGAGGATTACCTCCGCGTCCTGCGCTTCTTCCGTTTCAACGCCTCGCATGGCGAAGGCGGCTTCGACCGCGAGGGGCTGCATGAGGCGATCGTCGCCAGAGACAATCTCGGCCGGCTCTCCCGCGAACGCATCCGCGCCGAAATCATCAAGCTGCTGCCGGCCCGACGGGCGCCGGAGATCATGCGCGTGATGTCGCAGGCCGGCGTCATCGAGGTGCTGCTCGGCATGGGCTATCCTGCTCGGCTGGAGCGCCTCGCCGCTTTCGAGGCCGCCCAGGGCAAGAAGGGCGACGCCATTTTGCGACTCGCCGCCTTCTCCGTGCTGATCGCCGAGGACGCCGACCGCCTGCGCGACCGGCTGCGGCTCTCGAACGAGGAACATGCGCGCCTTCGTGCGGCCGCCCGCGCGCTCGCGCCTCTGCACGGACGCGAGACGCCGCCGCCTGTTTCCCACTTACGCGAAATGCTGTTTCACTGCGGCTCCCGCGCCGCCGCCGACGCTCTGGCGCTGGCGTTCGCCGAAAGCGGCGCGGCGCCGGCCGATGCGGGCTGGCTGGAAGCGGCGAGATATCTCGAGCTGACGTCGGCCCCGGTTTTTCCGATCAAGGGCGCCGATCTCCTCGCGCGCGGCGTCTTGCCCGGCCGCGAACTGGGCGCGACGCTGAAAGCGCTTCAGGCAAAATGGATTCACGCCGGCTTTCCGCGCGACCCGGCGACAGTGCGGCAGCTGTTGGAAGAAGCCGTGCGAGAGCGCGATTGA
- a CDS encoding DUF6111 family protein produces MWRAFLETTLLFLTPFLAYVAFQLLQRRWPFVAELWHGRIVSALTISGLLLAIGGMVTLALTWREQGAYVPAHVENGRLVPGEFR; encoded by the coding sequence ATGTGGCGCGCATTTCTCGAGACGACCCTTCTTTTTCTCACCCCTTTCCTCGCCTATGTGGCGTTTCAGCTCCTGCAGCGCCGCTGGCCCTTCGTTGCTGAATTGTGGCACGGACGGATCGTCTCGGCGTTGACCATCTCGGGCTTGTTGCTCGCCATTGGCGGGATGGTGACGCTCGCCCTCACCTGGCGGGAACAGGGCGCTTACGTCCCGGCCCATGTCGAAAACGGCCGGCTCGTTCCGGGCGAGTTCCGATGA
- a CDS encoding MoxR family ATPase, with product MNSIHIAPLETAAAESAERALDHIGRARAAIGAVIFGQDEVVEQALVTILAGGHGLLVGVPGLAKTKLVETLGTVLGLAEQRVQFTPDLLPADIIGSEVLEEGADRSRSFRFIKGPIFAQLLMADEINRASPRTQSALLQAMQEHHVSVAGKRYDLPSPFHVLATQNPLEQEGTYPLPEAQLDRFLLQIDVHYPDRESERRVLLATTGEAAAEPVQALDAEELIATQRLVRRMPVGDKVVDAILDLVRAARPGDGDPKIAPHVAWGPGPRAAQALMLATRARALVTGRLAPSLDDVAALAAPVLRHRMALNFAARREMSVADLIEKLVSRIA from the coding sequence ATGAATTCGATCCATATCGCGCCTCTCGAGACGGCCGCCGCCGAGTCGGCCGAACGCGCCCTCGACCATATTGGGCGCGCCCGCGCCGCCATCGGAGCCGTGATCTTCGGCCAGGACGAGGTCGTCGAGCAGGCGCTCGTCACCATTCTCGCTGGCGGCCATGGCCTCCTGGTCGGCGTGCCCGGCCTCGCCAAGACCAAACTCGTCGAGACCCTCGGCACAGTTCTTGGCCTTGCCGAGCAGCGCGTGCAGTTCACGCCGGACCTGCTCCCGGCCGACATCATCGGTTCGGAAGTTCTGGAGGAGGGGGCGGACCGCTCGCGCTCCTTCCGCTTCATCAAGGGGCCGATCTTCGCGCAGCTTCTGATGGCCGACGAGATCAACCGCGCTTCGCCGCGCACGCAGTCGGCGCTCCTGCAGGCGATGCAGGAGCATCATGTCAGCGTCGCGGGCAAGCGCTACGATCTGCCGAGCCCGTTCCACGTGCTGGCGACGCAGAATCCGCTGGAGCAGGAAGGCACCTATCCGCTTCCCGAAGCGCAGCTCGACCGCTTCCTTTTGCAGATCGACGTGCATTATCCCGACCGCGAGAGCGAGCGCCGTGTGCTGCTGGCGACGACCGGAGAGGCTGCGGCGGAGCCCGTGCAGGCGCTCGACGCCGAGGAGCTGATCGCAACGCAGCGGCTGGTGCGGCGGATGCCGGTCGGCGACAAGGTGGTGGACGCGATCCTCGATCTGGTGCGCGCGGCCCGGCCGGGCGACGGCGATCCGAAGATCGCGCCGCATGTCGCCTGGGGGCCGGGACCGCGCGCCGCGCAGGCGCTGATGCTCGCCACCCGCGCCCGGGCGCTGGTGACCGGCCGCCTCGCGCCCTCGCTCGACGACGTGGCGGCTCTGGCGGCCCCGGTGCTGCGCCACCGCATGGCGCTCAACTTCGCCGCCCGTCGGGAAATGAGCGTGGCGGATCTGATCGAGAAGCTCGTGTCGCGGATCGCGTGA
- a CDS encoding DUF58 domain-containing protein: MIRAIETRAYDPARRKPIDGAVSADLAASLPRLVHRAHEIAASVAYGVHGRKRAGLGETFWQYRPFTAGEAAHRIDWRRSARGDQLYVREREWEAAHDYFLWMDCSPSMAFASSLAQDDKLARGVTLGLALADVLVRGGERVAALGLTAPISARDVIDRLARALYEHAEETARDEVPPDAALRPRARVVLISDFLSDIETLSARLHRFADSGATGALLMVIDPCEESFPFTGETMFLDPDGGPAFRAGDAGSLRKAYARRFDAHREAVRAAARETGFLFLQHHTDRPAAEAALTLAMGLHGVEEEN; this comes from the coding sequence ATGATCCGCGCGATTGAAACCCGCGCCTACGACCCCGCGCGGCGCAAGCCGATAGACGGGGCCGTCTCGGCCGACCTCGCCGCCAGCCTGCCGCGGCTCGTTCACCGGGCGCATGAGATCGCCGCGAGCGTCGCCTACGGCGTCCATGGCCGCAAGCGCGCCGGGCTCGGCGAGACCTTCTGGCAATATCGACCGTTCACCGCCGGCGAGGCGGCGCATCGCATCGACTGGCGTCGCTCCGCGCGTGGCGATCAGCTCTATGTGCGCGAGCGCGAGTGGGAAGCCGCGCACGATTATTTCCTCTGGATGGACTGTTCGCCCTCCATGGCTTTCGCCTCGTCTCTGGCGCAGGACGACAAATTGGCGCGTGGCGTGACGCTCGGCCTCGCGTTGGCCGACGTGCTGGTGCGCGGCGGCGAGCGGGTCGCCGCGCTGGGCCTCACCGCGCCCATTTCCGCGCGCGACGTCATCGACCGGCTGGCGCGCGCGCTCTACGAGCACGCTGAAGAGACGGCGCGGGACGAGGTCCCGCCGGACGCGGCGCTGCGCCCGCGCGCGCGCGTCGTATTGATCTCGGATTTCTTGAGCGACATCGAAACGCTCTCGGCCCGGCTGCACCGATTTGCGGATTCGGGCGCTACGGGCGCGCTGCTGATGGTCATCGATCCCTGCGAAGAAAGCTTCCCCTTCACGGGCGAGACGATGTTTCTCGACCCCGACGGCGGCCCCGCCTTTCGCGCAGGCGACGCCGGCAGTCTGCGCAAGGCCTACGCCCGGCGTTTCGACGCTCATCGCGAGGCGGTGCGCGCGGCCGCGCGCGAGACGGGCTTTCTCTTTCTTCAGCATCACACCGACCGGCCGGCGGCGGAGGCCGCATTGACCCTCGCCATGGGGCTGCACGGCGTCGAGGAGGAGAACTGA
- a CDS encoding DUF4159 domain-containing protein — protein sequence MGFSFAAPLALIGLVSLPFIYWLLRVTPPRPREIVFAPTKILRELRPEEETPARTPPWLLALRLALAAALILAMAGPVWSPTGSVAASSTATLIALDDGWAAAPSWERRVAAAGAIVDSAARAGAPVAIMAVSETAAPALADGARALEKLRSIRPKPYLSDRRASAEAVAAFVKAHPKSRIVWIADALAQGEAAAFANVLKAAAGAGARLEVLVDDHAPLALAAPENDASTLSVEALRADPSSPAAATVAAFDSKGQIIGEARADFGAALRARARFDLPVELRNDVSLLRIVGENSAGAVALLDARSKVRRVALVGGAGLDQAQPLLSPLYYLDKALAPVAQLRQTRPGAVDPIQTLLADRPNVVALADVGLAPGDTFDALSRFVEEGGALLRFAGPRLANAADDLLPVHLRRNGRVLGGAMSWETPKALAEFEPASPFYGLPASKDVSVLRQVLAEPEPGLVQKTWARLSDGTPLVTAERRGKGLIVLFHVNADTSWSNLPISGLFVDMLKRILAMAGESAPLPEEGDAAAASDARVLAPLEALDGFGVLGAPGPNAQPIPAHFAGRAGAEHPPGLYGAGDAFVALQTLQPSDELTRFDFAAAGLSPSALASGAPVDFRGPLLAAAVLAFVVDALVVLVLSGKLRLRPLAAMAGVLVVVAAVANPPDARAATAATQRDREAALTARLAYVVSGDPKVDEVSRLGLEALSKALALRTSFAPGDPVGIDPAKDELAFYPMLYWPVVASAPQPSAKTTARVAAYMKEGGTIVFDTRDALNQRPGGPATPESQWLRDFSKGLDVPELEAVPRDHVITKTFYLLDGFVGRYASGETWVEALPRESKDDAARPVRATDSVSAIVITSNDLAAAWAMDRRGQPLFPLTPGGARQRELALRGGVNLVMYTLTGNYKSDQVHVRDLLERLGQ from the coding sequence ATGGGCTTCTCCTTCGCCGCGCCCTTGGCGCTGATTGGTCTCGTCAGCCTGCCGTTCATTTATTGGCTTCTGCGCGTGACGCCGCCGCGTCCGCGCGAGATCGTCTTTGCGCCAACCAAAATCCTGCGCGAGCTGCGCCCCGAGGAGGAGACGCCGGCGCGGACGCCGCCGTGGCTGCTTGCGTTGCGGCTCGCGCTGGCGGCGGCGCTCATCCTCGCCATGGCCGGGCCGGTGTGGAGCCCGACAGGAAGCGTGGCGGCTTCCTCGACGGCGACGCTGATTGCGCTCGACGACGGCTGGGCTGCGGCCCCTTCCTGGGAGCGGCGCGTCGCCGCCGCGGGGGCCATCGTCGACAGCGCGGCGCGGGCGGGGGCGCCGGTCGCCATCATGGCCGTCTCCGAGACCGCGGCGCCCGCCCTCGCCGACGGCGCCCGCGCGCTCGAAAAGCTGCGCTCGATTAGGCCCAAGCCCTATCTCTCCGACCGGCGCGCGTCGGCCGAGGCGGTGGCGGCCTTCGTAAAGGCGCATCCCAAGAGCCGGATCGTCTGGATCGCCGATGCGCTGGCTCAAGGCGAGGCGGCCGCTTTCGCCAATGTATTAAAGGCCGCCGCCGGCGCCGGCGCGCGCTTGGAGGTTCTGGTCGACGACCATGCGCCGCTGGCGCTGGCTGCGCCCGAAAATGACGCGTCGACCCTCTCCGTCGAGGCCCTGCGCGCCGATCCCTCGAGCCCCGCCGCGGCGACGGTCGCGGCCTTCGACTCGAAGGGCCAGATCATCGGCGAGGCGCGCGCCGACTTCGGCGCGGCGCTGCGGGCGCGCGCCCGGTTCGATCTGCCGGTCGAGCTGCGCAACGACGTGAGCCTCCTGCGCATCGTCGGCGAAAACTCCGCCGGCGCCGTCGCGCTGCTCGACGCGCGCTCCAAAGTGCGGCGTGTGGCGCTCGTTGGCGGGGCGGGCCTCGACCAGGCGCAGCCCTTGCTCTCGCCGCTCTATTATCTCGACAAGGCGCTGGCGCCGGTTGCGCAATTGCGCCAGACCCGGCCGGGCGCGGTCGATCCGATCCAGACGCTGCTCGCCGATCGGCCCAATGTTGTCGCGCTCGCCGACGTCGGCCTTGCGCCGGGCGACACGTTTGATGCGCTCAGCCGCTTCGTCGAAGAAGGGGGCGCGCTGTTGCGCTTCGCGGGGCCGCGCCTCGCCAACGCCGCCGACGATCTTCTGCCCGTGCATCTGCGCCGCAACGGCCGCGTCCTCGGCGGCGCCATGTCCTGGGAGACGCCCAAGGCGCTGGCGGAATTCGAACCGGCGAGCCCTTTCTACGGCCTGCCGGCGTCGAAGGACGTGAGCGTGCTGCGCCAGGTGCTGGCCGAGCCGGAGCCCGGGCTCGTGCAAAAAACCTGGGCGCGTCTCTCCGACGGCACGCCGCTCGTCACCGCCGAGCGACGCGGCAAGGGGTTGATCGTGCTGTTCCACGTCAACGCCGACACCAGCTGGTCGAATTTGCCGATTTCCGGCCTGTTCGTCGATATGTTGAAGCGCATTCTCGCGATGGCTGGAGAATCGGCGCCGCTGCCCGAGGAGGGGGACGCAGCCGCCGCCAGCGACGCCCGCGTCCTCGCGCCGCTCGAGGCGCTCGACGGTTTCGGGGTTCTTGGCGCGCCGGGACCCAACGCGCAACCGATTCCCGCGCATTTCGCGGGACGCGCCGGCGCCGAACATCCGCCGGGTCTCTATGGGGCCGGCGACGCCTTCGTCGCCCTGCAAACCCTGCAGCCGTCCGACGAATTGACGCGCTTCGACTTCGCAGCGGCGGGCCTCTCGCCGAGCGCGCTCGCTTCCGGCGCGCCGGTTGATTTTCGCGGGCCGCTGCTCGCCGCGGCGGTCCTCGCCTTCGTCGTCGACGCGCTCGTCGTGCTGGTTCTTTCCGGAAAGCTGCGCCTGCGGCCGCTCGCGGCGATGGCGGGCGTTCTCGTGGTCGTCGCCGCCGTGGCCAATCCCCCCGACGCGCGGGCGGCGACGGCCGCGACCCAGCGCGATCGCGAGGCGGCGCTGACGGCGCGTTTAGCCTACGTCGTTTCAGGCGATCCCAAGGTCGACGAAGTGTCTCGCCTCGGGCTCGAGGCTTTGTCGAAGGCGCTCGCCTTGCGCACCTCTTTTGCGCCTGGAGACCCGGTCGGGATTGATCCGGCGAAGGACGAACTTGCCTTCTATCCCATGCTTTACTGGCCCGTCGTCGCCAGCGCGCCGCAGCCCTCGGCCAAGACCACGGCGCGAGTCGCCGCTTACATGAAGGAGGGCGGCACCATCGTCTTCGACACGCGCGACGCCCTGAACCAGCGGCCGGGCGGCCCCGCCACGCCGGAGAGCCAATGGCTGCGGGACTTCTCCAAGGGGCTCGACGTTCCGGAGCTGGAGGCCGTGCCGCGCGATCATGTGATCACCAAGACGTTCTACCTGCTCGATGGATTCGTCGGCCGCTATGCGAGCGGCGAAACATGGGTGGAGGCGTTGCCCCGGGAATCAAAGGATGACGCCGCCCGGCCGGTCCGCGCGACGGACAGCGTCTCGGCCATCGTCATCACCTCGAACGATCTCGCCGCCGCCTGGGCCATGGACCGGCGCGGCCAGCCGCTCTTTCCGCTGACGCCCGGCGGCGCCCGCCAGCGCGAATTGGCGCTGCGCGGGGGCGTTAATCTGGTGATGTATACGCTGACCGGGAATTATAAATCGGACCAGGTGCATGTGCGCGATCTGCTGGAGAGGCTGGGGCAGTGA
- a CDS encoding anhydro-N-acetylmuramic acid kinase, which yields MPTYRAIGLMSGTSMDGVDVALIETDGDAAVSFGPTGHCPYNDADRALLRNALAEAATLEDRDARPGVLAFAERMVTDRHAEAVETFLRDNALEPGSIDIVGFHGQTVLHKPKQKLTIQIGDGQALADRLGVDVAYDFRAADIAAGGEGAPIVPVFHRALVLGGGMKGEVALLNIGGVANVTYIADGEQPIACDTGPGNALIDDLMLQRTGAPIDRDGHMAARGRVNEAALLRMLAHPFFDQPPPKSLDRNAFSLDPIAKLATEDAAATLTAFTAASVLRLFPHLPTQPQLLIVCGGGARNPILVRELVMRLPCKVTTADAVGWSADSMEAQAFAYLAARMLQGLPITFPTTTGAPEPMPGGRLARPVASM from the coding sequence TTGCCCACCTATCGCGCCATCGGCCTCATGTCCGGCACCTCGATGGACGGCGTCGACGTCGCGCTCATCGAGACTGACGGCGACGCGGCGGTGTCCTTTGGGCCGACGGGGCATTGCCCCTATAATGACGCGGACCGTGCGTTGCTGCGCAACGCCCTCGCGGAAGCCGCGACCCTGGAGGACCGCGACGCGCGGCCCGGCGTTCTCGCCTTCGCGGAGCGCATGGTGACGGACCGGCACGCGGAGGCGGTCGAGACCTTTCTGCGCGATAATGCCCTGGAGCCCGGCTCGATCGACATCGTGGGCTTCCACGGCCAGACGGTGTTGCACAAGCCCAAGCAGAAGCTCACGATCCAGATCGGCGACGGACAGGCGCTCGCCGATCGGCTGGGCGTCGACGTGGCCTATGACTTCCGCGCCGCCGACATCGCCGCGGGCGGCGAGGGGGCGCCGATCGTGCCGGTGTTTCACCGGGCTCTGGTCTTGGGCGGCGGCATGAAAGGCGAGGTCGCGCTGCTCAATATCGGCGGCGTCGCCAATGTCACCTACATCGCGGACGGCGAGCAGCCGATCGCCTGCGACACCGGCCCGGGCAATGCGCTGATCGACGACCTCATGCTCCAGCGCACCGGCGCGCCCATCGACCGAGATGGCCATATGGCGGCGCGCGGGCGGGTCAACGAGGCGGCGCTGCTGCGCATGCTCGCCCATCCCTTCTTCGATCAGCCGCCGCCGAAGTCGCTCGACCGCAACGCATTCTCGCTCGATCCGATCGCCAAGCTCGCGACCGAGGACGCGGCCGCGACGCTCACCGCCTTCACGGCGGCCTCGGTGCTGCGGCTCTTCCCGCATCTGCCGACGCAGCCGCAATTGCTGATCGTCTGCGGCGGCGGCGCGCGCAATCCGATCCTCGTGCGCGAACTGGTGATGCGCCTCCCGTGCAAGGTCACGACCGCCGACGCCGTCGGCTGGTCGGCGGATTCGATGGAGGCGCAGGCTTTCGCCTATCTCGCCGCGCGCATGCTGCAAGGGCTGCCGATCACCTTCCCGACGACGACCGGCGCGCCGGAGCCCATGCCCGGCGGGCGGCTGGCGCGGCCCGTCGCGAGCATGTGA